AGCACAAAGCCGGGAGCTAAGATGCAGTGCAGCGGCTCCAGGCGAGTCCGCGGAGATGGCAGCCGCTGTCCGGGGCCTGCCTGGTGTCTCATTTGTCCTTTTAAAGACGGGAAGGACGGAGCTGGTGCAGCGTGacgctccctccttcccttccactgCAGAAGTCAGGGCTTTTTCTGAAGGCTACAGACCGAGCTCCGACTCAGATCATACCCGAGGCTGGGTGGACCTGCCGAGGAGCAGCGCAGGCGGGGCAAGGGCGATGAACGGTCAGTTCTCCCGGCCTGGGAGGCATCAGAGGGCGTAGAGGGGCGGGAAACTGAGAATCCTCTGGTCAGCTCTGGATCCTGACTCGAGACAATAGGGACAAAGGGGCATCAGGTGGATGACAGCGGACATCTCAAATGGCCCGTTCAAATCGTCAGAGCCGCAGGCGGCCGAGGGGACCGAACTTTATCCCCCTTGCGCTTCCACACTTGTTGGATGGCTGCAGAAGCAGGGCGGTGCGAGGTCACCTCTGTCGCAGGCACGCGCTCAGGGATGGTCTGCACACACAGGCAAGCACACGCATTCATCAAAGCTCGCACAAGACACAGATacagcctcccacccccagccccgcacATCTTCGTGTAGGCGCTCTCTCTCACACAAGCACACACTCACCCACGCCGTGGCAGCGGGCAGGGAGAAATGGCCACCGTGCATAGGCATTCTCCCCGTTCTTTCCTGTGCGCCCATTGCACCTGGAGAAATCGTTCCAAACGAGGCCTCTGCCTTGGTGGGAGAGATCAAGAACCTCCCACcgtggcttctctcccagtgaGAACGGCCTAGCCTTCCTGAGCTCCCAGATTCCATCTGGAGAGTCTGACCATGATCCATTCCACTGTACCCAGGAATGGCGCCTCTGGAAGCAACAGGAGGGCTGCCCTTGCAGTAGGATCTGCATAAAAAAGGACAGGGTCCTCTGGGTAATTTAAGCAAACACATTCTCAAACAGGCTGCTCAAGAAAAGGGGAGGCTGGGGCAAAAACGGCTCTGCCTGGTGAATCTAAACAGCCAGATCTCTTCACTGTGGCTGTGTAAACCCCACCTTGGACTTGAGGGGGGTTCTCCAGGGTGAGAGATGACTGGAATGCTAGGTTGGCAAACCCTGGGAAATACACAACGGCCCTGCTGACTTCCTTTATAGCTCTCTTCACAGCCGGCAGTCATACTGTGGATTTCAGAGTCCCGATCTATCGCCTGTCTCTCCtctactagactgtgagctccaggagggcagggctgagTTTGTTTCTCCTAGCAGCCAGCACGGTCCCAGCCCTGGTGGGctgtctataaatatttgttgaacaactcTGTAGGGCTTTTGTACATAAGCaaaacttttttccccttctttatttTAGGATTGGAGTTCGAGAGCGTCCACCAAATTCTCAGATGGATCCAACCCCCGGGgaaagatttggggaaaaaaaaaaaaaagcctagtcCTGGTGGCTGGGGGACCAAGGCCACACTGAAACCATGGGCGCACCACATGCTCCTTTGCCTGAGTCCCCCAGGCACTCAGAAAGCCTCCCCTTGGTGCTGACCACCCCTCACGTTCCCCGGAGCTCTGCAGGGACCCTTTAACTACAGCTGCTTCTCCATCCCCACTTGCTTCACGGGGCGGGCCAGAGTCGGTTCCCTCGCCAACCAGCGCCAGGATTCCGGCGGGTGCGAAAATGCAGAAGTGAGACAGGGCCGCGAGcgcctttgtttcttctttatttgcGGATATAATTATGCACCGCACTCTAAATtagagatagatttttttttctgatatacatTTCATCTTATTCACCACGAGCACACCACACGCACAGTAGAACAGTTCCACAACCTGATAAATTGCACGAGATGAGTTTGGATTCCTGAAAAGCGGCAGGCAAGCCGGCCCCGCCGGGGCTTCTCGCCTTCCCGCTTCGGCGAAGGAAATCGCCCATCCGAAACGGATTTCCCGGCCAGCCTTTCCCGCTGAAGGGTTGAAATGTCTCCGGAATGGGAATCGTTCTTGCTGGAAATGGCTGGACGCTGCAGATTCCAAGCACTGATGGCTGTGAAATGTGCCCGCAAGGTCAAGTTTCTGCGCCTGCGGGTTGcggcccctctccctcccttcccaccccccctCGGTGACAGGGACCAAAGTGTCGGGGCCCCTCCTGAAAGGACAGAAAACCCTGCCCACAGATGCGCCCCCGCCTCCCCCGAAACCAGGGTGTTGTGGAAAAGAAAGGACAACAGAAACGCAGACGTGATGGATTGTGGATCCCTATCCCCTcccgcccccaacccccaaaATCAGAGACGGGGAACCAGAGATGTTTAAAGCTTGGCTTCCCAAGCGCGGCGGCAGGGCGCACGGGTTTGTTGGGGGAGGGGcgaatggggaggagggagagcgcGGCAGGGCGGCCGGGGCTGGCCCTAGCGCCCTAGTCCTCCGCGTTGGTTCGGTAGGCCTCAATGAGGCCCTCCAGCGAGTGCACGAAGCCGGACACGCTGCAGATGCCGCCGATGACGAAGATGGCGACGTCGAAGAAGACCTGGTGCCACAGCAGCTTGCGCCAGAGCAGGCGCAGGTGGAAGAGGCTGGGCAGCAGGAAGCAGAGGCCGGCGCCCGTGAGGCTGCCGGTGAGGCCCATAAGCAGCGCGAAGTGCGGCACGTAGATGGCCATGAGCAGCGTGAAGACGACCAGCGCACAGCGCAGCGTCAGGCCCCACGACTTGAGGCGCCCGTCGCCGCCGTAGCAGGCGGGAAAGAAGGCGCGGCTGCCTTCCTGGAAGAGCGACTTCTCCAGCACCTCGACAGCAGCGAAGAAGGGCAACGGGTAGGACAACAGTGCCTTGGCCACCAGGAAGATGTTGACCACGGCGCGGATGGAACCGGGCAGGTTATCCGTGATGACCTCCTTGGTCTCATCGGCCCACGTGAGGTAGGCGACGAGCGCGAAGAGGCCTTTGAGCACGCAGGCGGCGATGTGCGTCCAGTTCATCATGCAGTGGAACTCGCTGGGCTGCTGCATATTGCCCTCCAGCGAAGGCAGGAAGATCTGCGACGTGTAGCTGAACACGATGATGCCAATGGAGATGGGAAACTTCTTGACGTCGATATAGAACTTGACCTTCTCCCAGGCCCAATCGCGCGCCCTCGATAAGCAATAGGCAATGACCAGAATGTTGATGACGAAGTGGGCCAAAGTGCACAGCAGGCTGAACTTGGACACCGCCTTGAGGTTCTTAAGGAAGGCGCAGGGCAGCAGCACCGCCGTGGCGATGATGGACCAGGACTTCTGCGACACGGGCAGCCCTGGGAAGCTGTTGTACATGAGGTTGCCGCTCACCACCACATACAGGATGCAAGTCATCACCAGCTCGATGATCTGCGCCACGTTCACTACGCGGCCGCCCAGCGTGGGGAAGCGCGGAGCGCAGCAAGCGTTGGCGATGGCCACATACGAGTCCCGCACGCGTACCACCTCGCCGTCCTCGTTCTCCTCGTACAGGCATGCGATGAGGATCTTGCCAGTGTAGCAGCACACCACGGCGGCGAAGATGATGAGGAACAATCCCAGGTAGCCGCCGTGCAGGATGGCGTAGGGCAGGCCCAGCACGAACATGCCCTGCGGAACGAAAAGGCAACCAGACCCGGGAGCTCAGTGGATGCGGTATCGGAATACGGGGTCTGGGGGAGTGACTTAAGGGTGTAGCCGGAAGGGGGCGCTAAGTGCGAACTGGGCCTAAGCCACTGGGAGGAGAGGGTAAGGATAGGCTGGAGTGGAGGTGTAGAGCGGTCTAATGGGGAGCCTGGGTATTGAGTCAGAGGTGGAGAGGGGGGTGTTGAAGGACAAAACTGAGAAGGAGAGGTGTGCTTAATGGCTGGGAGGTAGGGAGGGGGCTGAGTAAGGGGTCAAGCCGCAAAGAGGGAAGGGGTACGAGGAGATACCTGGGGGTGGTTCGGAAAAAGATGAGAAGGGGCTGGAGGGGGTTGACCGGAGAAGGACGAGGAGAAAGGTAGAGAGCTGGGCCTGAGCCACTAGGAAAAGGGGACACAGAATCTAAGATGGGGCTGGAATGGGGTGCAAGGAAGCCAATGAGGGAAACGCAGGTGTCTAAGGGCCGAACTGGAGAAGGAAACCGTTGCAAGCGGCAGCGGGAGAGAAAGGAGACAGGGTAGGGAGGAAGGGGGGCTGAGCGTGGGGCAAGCGGCAGGGAGGCAAGAACAGAGGGAACGTGGGGTTTGCTGGCGAAGTGCTTTGGGTGGGGTGAGGCCAGAGGCGTGGGGACGGGGAGACAGGGTTGGGCAGTCTTAGGGCCAGGCCGAAACTGGGGCGGAGAGACCGATCCCTAAGGAAGGGGACTAAGTGGTAGAGGCAAGCAGGATTAGGGGCCTACGGGGAAAGCGCAAGCGCTTTGTGAACGGCGAACTCAAGCGGGAGTCAACAACCAGAACCTGCGGGATCGGGCGGGCAGAGCTGTGGAAGAAGGGTTTAGAATCCACATAGGGAAGCAAAGCTAACGAAATCCAGGGTTCCCAAGGCTTGCAGGCCTCCAGCCTTCCACCCTGGCCTCCATCAAGGCCTACGGAACGGGGCCTTTAAAGATGCCCCAGGTGAAGGCGGGGGCAGCAACCGAAGCTGGTGCGCTCCCCCCCCGGTCCCTGGTTGCGCTTGGCCGTCCGGCCCGGCCCTGGAGCGGAAGGCGCCTCGGGTCGGGTCACTTACTGAGCAGGGCCCCGAGGAGCCCTGCGGAGCCCGGGTCCTGGGACAACCCCATCTCGGCCTCCAGCTCCCGGGAAACCCACGTTCTGCGCCCCAACGACCTGTGCGCTCCGGGGACACCGAGGGTGGGAGATGGGAGGCAAGCCGCAGGGCCCGGGGACGCGTGGGGCGGAGGCCCTCTCTGCCCCTCGAGCTGCGGCCTGCTCGCCTTCTCCAGCTCCCGGGGTCGTTGTGCAGGTTCCAAACCCGCTCCCGGCGGAGTCCGGCGCCGCCTGGTGGGGACTGAGGGTTGAGAGTAGGGGTGACGGGGTGGCGGGCCTGGAGACCAGAGGCTGTTCAGAGCATCTGGAGGCGGCTTCGCCAGGGTCACACGCGGAGGAGCTTTTTGCGGTGTAGCTGGGATTTCGAGCGAGAGGTGTGTCTGTGCGCAGGTAGCGCTGAGGTACCAGGGACCATATTGTGCTTGTGTGGTCATacgtatgtctgtgtgtgtgtgcatgtttgtgtataCCTGTTTGTCCCCGACAGGGCTGCACCTGAGAGAGCGGGTGGATCCTGTGTGCATGagtctgtgcatgtgtgcgtgtgttacATTCAGACGGGTTTATGTGTGTGCCCTTGGTATGTACAGGTGTTTCTGTGTGGGGGAGGTGTAGGGGTGTATGAAGGTGCATTTGAGGATAATTCTGTGGTCTATATATAGATGTATGTCGTGTGCACCTGTGACCGGTGTTTCTTCGGGGGAGGGGGGCTGTGGGCATGTGTGCCTGCCTATGTACATGCGCGCTGTCTATGCGTGTGTGTCTTGTGTGTCGGGGGAGAAGACTCCCAGCTCAGctctttccccctctcctttTCTGCCGAAAATGCAGCTGTGAATCCATTCCGGAGCCCCAGGCCATACTGTTCCCTCCAATcctgattttctttctccctcacccctccccactctccctccTCCTGTTTCCCTCGCTTCGGCAGGGTCTCCGGAAAGCTTCTCTGACCGAACCTCAGCCTAGCTGTCCGGCGGCCCGGGATACGGGAGGGGGccggatggggtggggggagacaccACATGGGGACGTAGATCCCCGCGCAGGGCTGGAAGGGATGGGGGCAGGCGAGATTCCTGGTACAGGAAGGGGTCTTGAGGCTGAGATCTCCAGGGGACTCTACTGCGAGTAGAGCCTGGTGCGCAGAtctgtggtgggggtggggggaggcagagctgggaatcCCGCGCTCACCTGGATAGCGTTGGTCACGTTCCAGCCCGCCTCCCACGCCGTGATCTTGGGCTTGTCGTGGCCCCCGAACTCGCCACCAGCTCCCAGGGCCTGGTCCTTGGAGCCCGAGGGCGGCAGGGGCGCGCCGCCGCCTCGCTGGTAATGGATGTCTCCCTCGACGGGCGGTTCAGCGCCCTCGTCCCCGCAGGGCTCGCCCTCGGTTTTCAGGATGTCCATCTGCAGGCCCTGACGGTGCTCAAAGTCGAGGTCGTCGCAGTGCGCGAAGCCCACCGCCTCCTCGTCGGTGGCCGCCTGAAAACCCATCCTGGCGAACATGCCGCTCACCTTGGCCTGGGACTTGTTGGACACGGACGTGGCCACGTTGGACAGCTTGCTGCGGAGCAGGGTGGCCATGGCGGCAGCGGGGCCCGAGAAAAGGACGGAAGGGGCTGGGGACGCGGGGGACGCACGGCAAGGCGGTGAGGGCCACGGGGGCGTGAGACCGCTATCTTCGCTCGCTTTCCCCGCGGTGCCCCGGGGCGCTCTGTCTCATGACCCCCTCGGCTGGCGTCTGAGGCTCGCTCAAGGCCGACCCGGCGGGCGGGCAGCGGGGCTGGCGGAGCGGCGGTGGCGAGTGCACTGCGGAGCTGCCGCGGGGCGCGGGCTGGGCTGcggagggcggcggcggcggcggcgtcagAGCAGCTACGCGAAGCTGGCGCGGCGCCCCCAACCGCGCGCAGCCCAAAGCGCTCCCGCCCCTCGGAATCAGGCGGGggcggaggggctggggagggagaaacTCCGGGAGGTAGGAGGAGTGAGGAGAgggcaaggagaagagaaagggggcACCAAGGGACTCCGGAGAACCGAGATGGGGACAGGAGAAGGGCGCCCACGGAAGGGAGCAGGAGGGAGCGCGCGAaggaggggtgtggagggcgGAGTGGGGGCCGGAGTGCTGCATTTCTGGAGGAGGTGCTAAACTCCGATCCTGGCCCTTCCCACCTCGCCGCCGCAGGAAGGGAGGGGGCCCGAGCGGGCAGATCCTCTTGGTCCCCTGTCCCTGGCTACCCCCTCCAGAGTTCGCGAGCCTTTCAGCCCCAGATCCTCTGGCCAAGGACTGGTCTAGACGCCCAGAAAGGCAGCAGGACAGTTACCTGTCTCCGGCGGCCCAGGCCGTCTGGGCATCGCTCTGTCTCCCTGGCACCCATCACCAGCACTTCAACCTGGTCGCGAGCCCCCCTTGAAGGCAGAAGTGTCCGGCAGAAGTGGAGGAACGCTCTCAAGAAGGCTCAGCCCCGGTCTCGGTCACTGGGGCTGTCTCCTCCCGTCCAGGGACGCCGAGATGGAAGTGATTCTGCGGGATGTTCGCCACCAACCGTTCTCCAAACGTGTGCATAATGAGGGCGAAAGGTTGGCTGTTCGCTTTCTTTTCGTTTGGGGGTCTGGAAGGAGGAAGGACTGAAGGCACCTGTCAACAGCCTCGAGGCGGGTCTGCGAGTGCCCGCGCCGCGGAGGGGCGCagctggtgcctggcacagaggaaggaAGGGCTCGCGGCGGGCCCAGGGTGGGGAGGCGCGCTGTGCGCTCCGGCCCTGCTAGCCCGGCGGCTGCCGGGGGCTGTGCAAACCTACACTGTTTCTGTTGAGTGGGTTGCGTGTAGCTCGAGAGCAGGAGAAAGACCCAGAGACAAAGACCGACACTGTACCAGGTATTGCTACGGGCTGGAGCTGAGCGGACTCCGAGGGTGAGATTTGGTAACCATGTTTATTCTGTAAATGCATAGTTTTGCGCGCatttgtgcctgtgtgtgcgcAGAGCTTGTGTGCTGGATTGGATGTGTATATGTATTCCTGAATGGGTTGCTTGCGGTTTTGCCTGTAGGAGTCCTTTTGTAGTTGTGTCTCCGTGCGGGTCCGCGGCTCAGTGTGTTCCCAGCTGGACTCCTGCCCCGGGCTCTTAGGCAGTAAACAGCAGCGTCGGCGACCTGGCCGTCCCAGCCTAGGTGCAGGAGGACTAATGGCTGTGACTGGGGGTGGAATGGGGAGaatctgaaggaaaggaaaagaaaggggctCCCAGTGACCCCCTTCCCAAGACCCAGTCTCTCTGAGAACCCCAGTCTCCTCCTCCCCTGCTGTATTTCTAGATTAGCTCAGGTCAGCGCACAAGTAGGACGGCCTGAGGGCTTTGACCATCAAGTTGGAGCTGCCAGGAGAAGACAGGCTTCCCCTCTACCTCCTACCCCTCCCTGCCCACACCCCCAGCGCCTCACAGTCTCTGAGAAACTCCTCTCCGGATACGGAACCTCCACCACATTGGGCAGAGATGCTAGTAATCGCTCCCAGGTACCCCCTTAAATTCCCCCAAGAGCCTGCCtgccagaaaagaaaacagaaaccctCTGCCCTAGCGTGAAGCATTCCCCACCACCACTATGACAAGAAAACCTCTCCGTAGAGCCTTCTCCCAAACACAGACCCTCCAAATCATGATAGGACTCAGAACAAAGACAGGACAGAGATCCTTCCCCCAAACACAGAGATTCACTCCTCCAAAGAggctttgaaaaaaacaaaacaaaacaaaataactgaTCTCCCATCCCGGAGATTTGCCCTAGAGAcagaccctccccaccccaaaccccAGATGCTAGGGAGAGAGAGCCTTTTCCCTACAGATTTCTATAGACAAAGATCTCTATCTCCTAATCCTCATCCCTCCCCTTCTGTTCTTGGTGAAATTCTTTAGTTGCACAGGAGATAATCTGGGCAGAGACAACAGTTCCCTAGGGCTCCCTTCTACCCCATGCATACCCAGACCTGAAGATGGTCATTGATGCCTTCTTTTACAAGTGATTCAATAACACATATGTATCAGTTGGTCATTGCCAATTCGTGTGTGGATTTTATGAGGGTCCGGAGTGCTtatcctctctttccttttccctacTGGTGTTCACTGTTGTAGGACCCAAGGTGAGCTGTGAAGTTCTTGTAGTATTGAGAAATGaggtcattcattcactcatttattcattcattcagcaaaatttCTCAAAGCTTATTCTGTGTGTGACTCTCTTTTGCCTGAAGATGACACAAGCACGGTCCCTGTTTCTGCTTCTCACCCCAATTCTTGGGACTGCGGGTGGGGACCCCAGAGAGCACTCAGGCCAATCACCCTCTCTGCAATGCTTCAACCATCCCTAAAACATCCCAACAGAGCCTCACTTTCATTCCCATTGCACAGAGAAGCAAACCCAGGCCCAGCGGGAAGGTGTCCTGTGCAAGGTCACGCAGAGTCCAGGGTAGAGCTGGGCTACGATGAAGGAACCCTGATGCTCCTCCAGTGTGCCTTCGCCTCCATGACCTCATCTTGCAAAGTCCTGCTCCATCATGTACTAGCTGTGTGCCATTGGATGACTCACTTAACATGTCctagcttccatttcctcatcactaaaatgtgaaaataacaaCAGACTCCTGGAGTTCTTGAGGGGATTCAACGAGATTGTGTATATCAAATTCTTAGCATGGGCT
This DNA window, taken from Balaenoptera ricei isolate mBalRic1 chromosome 15, mBalRic1.hap2, whole genome shotgun sequence, encodes the following:
- the SLC32A1 gene encoding vesicular inhibitory amino acid transporter, producing MATLLRSKLSNVATSVSNKSQAKVSGMFARMGFQAATDEEAVGFAHCDDLDFEHRQGLQMDILKTEGEPCGDEGAEPPVEGDIHYQRGGGAPLPPSGSKDQALGAGGEFGGHDKPKITAWEAGWNVTNAIQGMFVLGLPYAILHGGYLGLFLIIFAAVVCCYTGKILIACLYEENEDGEVVRVRDSYVAIANACCAPRFPTLGGRVVNVAQIIELVMTCILYVVVSGNLMYNSFPGLPVSQKSWSIIATAVLLPCAFLKNLKAVSKFSLLCTLAHFVINILVIAYCLSRARDWAWEKVKFYIDVKKFPISIGIIVFSYTSQIFLPSLEGNMQQPSEFHCMMNWTHIAACVLKGLFALVAYLTWADETKEVITDNLPGSIRAVVNIFLVAKALLSYPLPFFAAVEVLEKSLFQEGSRAFFPACYGGDGRLKSWGLTLRCALVVFTLLMAIYVPHFALLMGLTGSLTGAGLCFLLPSLFHLRLLWRKLLWHQVFFDVAIFVIGGICSVSGFVHSLEGLIEAYRTNAED